DNA sequence from the Candidatus Cloacimonadota bacterium genome:
ATCTTCCCATTCGAAGCAATGATCGTATCATCGAGATAATGCCATTTTTCTCCATTGAATTGAGAAATATTTCCTCCGGCTTCTGTTACGATCAAACTTCCAGCAGCCATATCCCATGGTTTTAATTTCCTTTCAAAAAATCCATCCAGCCTTCCCATAGCTACATAACAAAGATCGACGGCAGCTGCTCCAACTCGACGCACACCCTGACATCTTTTCATAAAAGCAAGATATTCCTTGATATAAAAATCACCTTTTTCCCAGCGATCATAGGCAAAACCGGTAGCAATTAGAGAATTGGAGATTTTATCTTTTTCCGATACTTGAATTAATTCATCATTATAAAAAGCACCTTTCCCTTTCTCGGCAAAAAACATCTCGTTTAAAATTGGATTGTAAACGACTCCAAAAGAAATTATACCAGCGATCTCCAATCCGATAGAAACTGCAAAAACCGGGAATTTATGAGAAAAATTCGTGGTTCCATCAAGCGGATCGATGATCCAGTTCCGTTTTCCAAAATTATATCCCGAGCTTGTTTCTTCCGAAACTATATTATCATTTGGAAATTTTTCTTTGATTCGTTTTTTAAGAAGTTCTTCGCTTTTCAAATCTGTTTCAGTTACTAAATCGACCTGACCTTTATGTTCGATATTTGTCAGCTCCGAATAATATCCTTTTTTAATTATCTCACCCGCTTCGAGTGCGATTTTTTTTATGAATTCTATCATTTGTGCTCCTGGAATTTCTTCATAAAAAATGGAATTTGGGACAGAAACAATCCTGAAATAACAATAATAATACCGATGATCTTCCTCAAACTGAATTCTTCCTTCAACACCAAATAAGCGATGAAAGCTGTAAAAACCGGGATCAGGTTTGCGAAAATATTTGTATTGTTCAATCCGATATTCCTGACCACTATGGTTATAAAAATAAATGCTAAACCGGAAGCGAAAAGCGAGAGTTTCAGTAAGGTCATTATTGCTTGAAAATTTGGAATAACAGTGATAAAATGATTCCATTCCAGGATAAAAAACA
Encoded proteins:
- a CDS encoding inositol monophosphatase, which produces MIEFIKKIALEAGEIIKKGYYSELTNIEHKGQVDLVTETDLKSEELLKKRIKEKFPNDNIVSEETSSGYNFGKRNWIIDPLDGTTNFSHKFPVFAVSIGLEIAGIISFGVVYNPILNEMFFAEKGKGAFYNDELIQVSEKDKISNSLIATGFAYDRWEKGDFYIKEYLAFMKRCQGVRRVGAAAVDLCYVAMGRLDGFFERKLKPWDMAAGSLIVTEAGGNISQFNGEKWHYLDDTIIASNGK